A region from the Enterobacter roggenkampii genome encodes:
- the dusA gene encoding tRNA dihydrouridine(20/20a) synthase DusA, with product MSSELQTAFPAHRFSIAPMLDWTDRHCRYFLRQLSRHTLLYTEMVTTGAIIHGKGDYLAYSEEEHPVALQLGGSDPAALAQCAKLAEARGYDEINLNVGCPSDRVQNGMFGACLMGNAQLVADCIKAMRDVVSIPVTVKTRIGIDDQDSYEFLCDFINTVSGKGECEMFIIHARKAWLSGLSPKENREIPPLDYPRVYQLKRDFPHLTMSINGGIKSLEEAKAHLEHMDGVMVGREAYQNPGILATVDREIFGIEGADTDPVGVVRAMYPYIERELSNGTYLGHITRHMLGLFQGIPGARQWRRYLSENAHKAGADIEVLEHALRLVADKR from the coding sequence ATGTCGTCAGAATTACAGACCGCTTTCCCTGCACACCGTTTTTCCATTGCGCCGATGCTCGACTGGACGGACAGACACTGCCGCTATTTCCTGCGCCAGCTCTCCCGCCATACGCTGCTGTACACCGAAATGGTGACCACAGGCGCAATCATTCACGGCAAGGGCGACTATCTGGCCTATAGCGAAGAAGAGCATCCGGTTGCCCTGCAGCTGGGCGGCAGCGATCCGGCCGCCCTGGCGCAGTGCGCGAAGCTGGCTGAAGCGCGCGGCTACGACGAGATCAACCTCAACGTTGGCTGCCCGTCCGATCGCGTGCAAAACGGCATGTTCGGCGCCTGCCTGATGGGGAACGCGCAGCTGGTGGCGGACTGTATCAAGGCGATGCGCGACGTCGTTTCCATTCCGGTGACGGTCAAAACCCGCATCGGCATTGACGACCAGGACAGCTACGAATTCCTGTGCGATTTCATCAATACGGTCTCCGGCAAGGGCGAATGCGAGATGTTCATCATCCATGCGCGAAAAGCCTGGCTCTCCGGCCTGAGCCCGAAAGAGAACCGTGAAATCCCGCCGCTGGACTACCCGCGCGTGTATCAGCTGAAGCGTGACTTCCCTCACCTGACCATGTCCATTAACGGCGGCATCAAGTCGCTGGAAGAGGCCAAAGCGCATCTTGAACATATGGATGGGGTGATGGTCGGGCGCGAGGCGTATCAGAACCCGGGCATTCTGGCGACGGTCGATCGCGAAATCTTTGGCATCGAAGGTGCAGACACCGATCCGGTTGGCGTCGTGCGTGCGATGTATCCTTACATTGAACGCGAGCTGAGCAACGGTACGTATCTCGGCCATATCACTCGCCATATGCTTGGGCTGTTCCAGGGCATTCCGGGCGCGCGTCAGTGGCGTCGCTACCTGAGCGAAAACGCCCATAAAGCCGGGGCCGATATTGAGGTGCTGGAACATGCGTTGCGCCTGGTGGCGGACAAGCGATAA
- the pspG gene encoding envelope stress response protein PspG has translation MLELLFVIGFFVMLLATGISLLGILAAIVVATVVMFIGGLFALTIKLLPWLLLAVAVVWVIRAIKSPKVPSYQRNNRFRY, from the coding sequence ATGCTGGAACTACTTTTTGTGATTGGCTTTTTTGTCATGCTGTTAGCAACGGGCATTTCGCTGCTCGGCATTCTGGCGGCTATCGTGGTGGCGACGGTCGTCATGTTTATTGGCGGATTGTTTGCCCTGACGATCAAACTGCTGCCGTGGTTACTGCTGGCCGTGGCGGTGGTATGGGTGATACGGGCGATTAAATCGCCAAAAGTGCCCAGTTATCAGCGCAATAACCGCTTCCGTTACTAA
- a CDS encoding quinone oxidoreductase, with protein MATRIEFHKHGGPDVLNAVEFTPTAPGENEVQVENKAIGINYIDTYIRGGLYPPPSMPSGLGTEAAGVVVKVGSAVKHIKEGDRVVYAQSPLGAYSSVHNVPADKAALLPNAISFEQAAASFLKGLTVYYLLRKTYEIKPDEQFLFHAAAGGVGLIACQWAKALGAKLIGTVGNAQKAQRALQAGAWQVINYREESIVERLKEITSGKKVRVVYDSVGKDTWEASLDCLQRRGLMVSFGNASGAVTGVNLGILNQKGSLYVTRPSLQGYITNREELEEASNELFSLIASGVIKVDVAEAQKYPLADAQRAHEVLESRATQGSSLLIP; from the coding sequence ATGGCAACACGTATTGAATTTCACAAGCATGGTGGCCCTGACGTACTCAACGCGGTGGAGTTCACCCCCACCGCGCCTGGCGAAAACGAAGTGCAGGTTGAAAACAAAGCCATCGGCATAAACTACATCGACACCTATATTCGCGGCGGGCTCTACCCGCCTCCGTCGATGCCGAGTGGACTGGGCACCGAGGCGGCCGGCGTCGTCGTCAAAGTGGGCAGCGCGGTTAAGCATATTAAAGAAGGCGACCGCGTGGTGTACGCGCAATCTCCGCTGGGCGCTTACAGCTCCGTCCACAACGTCCCGGCGGATAAAGCCGCCCTGCTGCCCAACGCCATCTCCTTTGAGCAGGCGGCGGCCTCCTTTCTGAAAGGTTTAACCGTTTACTACCTGCTGCGCAAAACCTATGAAATTAAACCCGACGAGCAGTTCCTGTTTCATGCCGCGGCGGGTGGCGTCGGACTCATCGCCTGTCAGTGGGCAAAAGCGCTGGGCGCAAAACTGATCGGCACCGTGGGCAATGCCCAAAAAGCCCAGCGCGCGCTGCAGGCGGGCGCCTGGCAGGTGATTAACTACCGTGAAGAGAGCATTGTCGAACGGCTGAAGGAGATCACCAGCGGCAAAAAGGTGCGCGTGGTGTATGACTCGGTAGGGAAAGATACCTGGGAAGCGTCGCTGGACTGCCTGCAGCGTCGTGGGCTGATGGTGAGCTTCGGGAATGCGTCAGGTGCTGTCACCGGCGTGAATCTGGGCATCCTTAACCAGAAAGGCTCGCTGTACGTCACGCGCCCTTCCCTGCAAGGCTACATCACCAACCGGGAAGAACTTGAGGAAGCCAGCAACGAGCTGTTCTCGCTGATCGCCAGCGGCGTCATTAAGGTGGATGTGGCAGAAGCGCAGAAATACCCGCTAGCCGACGCGCAGCGCGCGCATGAGGTGCTGGAGAGCCGGGCAACGCAGGGATCGAGCTTGTTGATTCCCTGA
- the dnaB gene encoding replicative DNA helicase: MAGNKPFNKQTEPRERDFQVAGLKVPPHSIEAEQSVLGGLMLDNERWDDVAERVVSEDFYTRPHRHIFTEMARLQESGSPIDLITLAESLERQGQLDSVGGFAYLAELSKNTPSAANISAYADIVRERAVVREMISVANEIAEAGFDPQGRTSEDLLDLAESRVFKIAESRANKDEGPKNIADVLDATVARIEQLFQQPHDGVTGVNTGYDDLNKKTAGLQPSDLIIVAARPSMGKTTFAMNLVENAAMLQDKPVLIFSLEMPSEQIMMRSLASLSRVDQTRIRTGQLDDEDWARISGTMGILLEKRNIYIDDSSGLTPTEVRSRARRIAREHGGIGLIMIDYLQLMRVPSLSDNRTLEIAEISRSLKALAKELHVPVVALSQLNRSLEQRADKRPVNSDLRESGSIEQDADLIMFIYRDEVYHENSDLKGIAEIIIGKQRNGPIGTVRLTFNGQWSRFDNYAGPQYDDE; this comes from the coding sequence ATGGCAGGAAACAAACCCTTCAACAAACAGACTGAACCTCGCGAGCGTGATTTCCAGGTCGCAGGGTTAAAAGTCCCGCCGCACTCGATTGAAGCGGAACAGTCGGTGTTGGGCGGTTTAATGCTGGATAACGAGCGCTGGGACGACGTCGCCGAGCGCGTGGTGTCTGAGGATTTCTACACCCGTCCGCACCGTCATATCTTTACCGAAATGGCGCGCCTGCAGGAGTCGGGTAGCCCGATTGACCTGATCACGCTCGCGGAATCGCTGGAGCGTCAGGGACAGCTGGACAGCGTCGGCGGGTTTGCCTATCTGGCAGAACTGTCAAAAAACACGCCAAGTGCGGCGAACATCAGCGCTTATGCTGACATCGTGCGTGAACGCGCCGTTGTCCGCGAGATGATCTCGGTGGCGAATGAGATCGCCGAAGCGGGTTTTGATCCGCAGGGTCGCACCAGTGAAGACCTGCTCGACCTTGCCGAGTCTCGCGTCTTCAAAATCGCCGAAAGCCGCGCCAACAAAGACGAAGGCCCCAAAAATATCGCCGACGTCCTCGACGCCACCGTTGCCCGTATCGAACAGCTGTTCCAGCAGCCGCACGACGGTGTGACCGGGGTGAACACCGGCTATGACGATCTCAACAAGAAAACCGCCGGTCTGCAGCCGTCGGATTTGATTATCGTCGCCGCGCGTCCGTCGATGGGTAAAACGACATTTGCGATGAACCTCGTCGAAAATGCGGCGATGTTGCAGGATAAGCCGGTACTGATTTTCAGCCTTGAGATGCCCTCAGAGCAGATCATGATGCGTTCTCTGGCATCGCTGTCGCGCGTGGACCAGACCCGCATCCGTACCGGTCAGCTCGACGATGAGGACTGGGCGCGCATCTCCGGCACCATGGGCATTCTGCTGGAAAAACGTAACATCTATATTGATGACTCCTCCGGCCTGACGCCGACGGAAGTCCGTTCCCGCGCGCGTCGTATCGCCCGCGAACACGGCGGTATCGGCCTTATCATGATCGACTACCTTCAGCTGATGCGCGTCCCGTCGCTCTCCGACAACCGTACGCTGGAGATCGCCGAAATTTCCCGCTCGCTCAAGGCGTTAGCCAAAGAGCTGCACGTGCCGGTGGTGGCGCTGTCGCAGCTTAACCGCTCTCTGGAACAACGTGCCGACAAACGTCCGGTCAACTCCGACCTGCGTGAATCCGGCTCGATCGAGCAGGATGCCGACTTAATCATGTTTATCTACCGTGATGAGGTTTATCACGAGAACAGCGACCTGAAAGGGATCGCCGAAATTATTATTGGTAAACAACGTAACGGCCCGATCGGGACGGTGCGTCTGACCTTTAACGGCCAGTGGTCGCGTTTCGACAACTATGCCGGTCCTCAATATGATGATGAGTAA
- the pnuC gene encoding nicotinamide riboside transporter PnuC: MSPSEIAACLAYALSVWLAARNNIHTWWIGIIGSGLYAWVFYSVQLYADVTLQFFFIITSITGWLHWLKGNHGEVLPVRRTRPGHFFMLLACAVSVAAAYGWILHLYTNAWAPWLDSIILTFSILAQFMLMGRRLENWYIWLAVNTLAVPLYATRELYLTAGLYLVFWFNAWHGLYQWRKEIRAQ, translated from the coding sequence ATGTCCCCTTCAGAAATCGCTGCATGTCTGGCCTATGCTCTCTCCGTCTGGCTGGCCGCCAGAAACAATATCCATACGTGGTGGATAGGCATCATCGGTAGCGGGCTTTATGCCTGGGTCTTCTATTCTGTGCAGCTTTATGCTGACGTTACCCTTCAGTTCTTTTTCATCATAACGAGCATAACCGGCTGGCTGCATTGGCTTAAAGGCAATCATGGAGAGGTCTTGCCTGTTCGTCGTACCAGACCGGGTCATTTTTTTATGCTTTTAGCCTGCGCCGTAAGCGTAGCAGCGGCGTACGGGTGGATATTGCATCTCTATACCAATGCATGGGCCCCCTGGCTGGACTCCATCATTTTGACATTCAGCATTCTTGCTCAGTTTATGTTGATGGGACGGCGTCTGGAAAACTGGTACATCTGGCTTGCCGTTAACACGCTGGCAGTACCGCTGTACGCGACGAGAGAACTGTACCTGACCGCCGGTTTATATCTGGTGTTTTGGTTTAATGCGTGGCACGGACTGTATCAGTGGCGCAAGGAGATCCGTGCGCAATGA
- a CDS encoding AAA family ATPase, which produces MTLYANGLVVGKFAPLHAGHEALINTALEQCETVCIISYSSPEIRGYEPEKRLNWLTTRFPQCRHLVLSPHVLAAYSLAPPPPNDADDDLHRHYVATLCEDILHCQPEAVFTAEDYGDGFAAVLSQRFGRPVAHVRLQRQRGPEAPSGTLIRSDVHRYRKMMSPEVYRSFVFRICLLGGESTGKSTLAKALAQTLNVPYVAEYGREHWEAKNGILDREDLLHIAREQVRREALACTAPYLVCDTSPLTTLFYALDQFGSAPQALKELAERDYALVVLCGDEFPFVQDGTRQGEAFRHRQQVWYEAELSARNIPFLRVRGSLPERIDHICRYIQGPI; this is translated from the coding sequence ATGACGCTGTATGCCAACGGCCTGGTGGTAGGCAAATTCGCACCATTACATGCAGGCCATGAAGCGCTTATCAATACGGCACTTGAGCAGTGCGAGACGGTCTGTATCATCAGCTATTCGTCGCCGGAAATACGCGGTTACGAACCTGAAAAGCGGCTTAACTGGTTAACAACGCGCTTTCCGCAATGTCGCCACCTCGTGCTTTCGCCGCATGTGTTGGCTGCATATAGCCTTGCGCCACCGCCACCGAATGACGCTGATGACGATCTTCACCGGCATTATGTTGCAACGCTGTGTGAGGACATTTTGCACTGTCAGCCAGAGGCGGTATTTACTGCCGAAGACTATGGAGACGGGTTTGCTGCTGTCCTGAGCCAGCGTTTCGGACGACCGGTTGCGCACGTGCGTCTCCAGCGTCAACGGGGACCAGAGGCCCCTTCGGGAACGCTCATCCGTTCTGATGTTCATCGTTATCGTAAGATGATGTCCCCAGAGGTGTACCGCAGCTTTGTTTTTCGTATCTGCTTATTAGGTGGAGAATCGACGGGCAAAAGCACGTTAGCAAAGGCTCTGGCGCAGACGCTAAACGTTCCGTACGTTGCAGAGTATGGCCGTGAACACTGGGAAGCGAAGAACGGTATCCTGGATCGGGAGGATTTGCTGCATATTGCCCGCGAGCAAGTACGTCGGGAAGCATTAGCCTGCACGGCGCCTTATCTGGTCTGTGATACCTCACCTTTAACGACCCTGTTTTACGCACTCGATCAGTTTGGCAGCGCGCCGCAGGCGTTAAAGGAGTTAGCTGAACGAGACTATGCACTGGTCGTACTTTGCGGAGATGAATTTCCGTTTGTGCAGGATGGCACCCGGCAGGGCGAGGCGTTTCGCCACCGACAGCAAGTATGGTATGAAGCAGAGCTGTCGGCACGAAATATTCCTTTTCTGCGCGTGCGGGGCTCACTGCCTGAGCGAATCGATCACATTTGCCGATATATCCAGGGACCGATCTGA
- the tyrB gene encoding aromatic amino acid transaminase: protein MFQKVDAYAGDPILSLMERFKEDPRSDKVNLSIGLYYNEEGIIPQLKAVAEAEARLNAVPHGASLYLPMEGLNAYRNTIAPLLFGADHAVLAQKRVATIQTLGGSGALKVGADFLKKYFPDSGVWVSDPTWENHVAIFEGAGFKVATYPWFDSETNGVRVDALLEKLNTLPARSIVLLHPCCHNPTGADLTHAQWDAVIEVLKTRDLIPFLDIAYQGFGAGMEEDAYAIRAAASAGLPVLVSNSFSKIFSLYGERVGGLSVVCEDAEAAGRVLGQLKATVRRIYSSPPNFGAQVVATVLGDETLKASWLAEVEAMRKRILSMRQALVNVLKEAVPGHNFDYLLKQCGMFSYTGLSAAQVDRLREEFGVYLIASGRMCVAGLNASNFQRVAQAFAAVM from the coding sequence GTGTTTCAGAAAGTTGACGCCTATGCCGGCGACCCTATCCTCTCCTTAATGGAGCGTTTCAAAGAAGATCCTCGCAGCGACAAAGTGAACCTCAGCATCGGTCTGTATTACAACGAGGAGGGCATTATTCCTCAATTAAAAGCCGTTGCCGAAGCCGAAGCGCGTCTGAACGCGGTTCCACACGGCGCGTCTCTGTATCTGCCGATGGAAGGGCTAAACGCTTATCGCAACACCATTGCACCGCTGCTGTTCGGCGCCGATCACGCTGTGCTCGCGCAAAAACGCGTGGCGACTATCCAGACGCTGGGCGGCTCGGGTGCGCTGAAAGTGGGTGCAGACTTCCTGAAAAAATACTTCCCGGATTCAGGCGTATGGGTCAGCGACCCGACGTGGGAAAACCACGTTGCGATCTTCGAGGGCGCGGGCTTTAAGGTGGCGACCTATCCGTGGTTCGACAGCGAAACGAACGGCGTGCGCGTTGACGCGCTGCTGGAAAAGCTGAACACGCTGCCAGCGCGCAGTATTGTGCTGCTGCACCCATGCTGCCATAACCCAACCGGGGCGGATCTCACCCATGCCCAGTGGGATGCGGTGATCGAGGTGCTGAAGACCCGCGACCTAATCCCGTTCCTCGACATTGCCTATCAGGGCTTTGGCGCAGGTATGGAAGAAGACGCCTATGCCATCCGCGCCGCTGCCAGCGCGGGGCTGCCTGTTCTGGTGAGTAACTCCTTCTCTAAAATCTTCTCCCTGTACGGTGAACGCGTTGGTGGCCTGTCCGTGGTGTGTGAAGACGCCGAAGCGGCGGGCCGCGTGCTGGGCCAGCTGAAAGCGACGGTGCGCCGTATCTACTCCAGCCCGCCAAACTTTGGTGCTCAGGTGGTGGCGACGGTTCTCGGTGACGAAACGCTGAAAGCGTCCTGGCTTGCCGAAGTGGAAGCGATGCGTAAGCGCATCCTTTCGATGCGTCAGGCGCTGGTTAACGTCCTGAAAGAGGCTGTGCCAGGGCATAACTTTGATTATCTGCTCAAGCAGTGCGGGATGTTCAGCTATACCGGACTGAGCGCGGCACAGGTCGATCGCCTGCGCGAAGAGTTCGGTGTCTACCTGATCGCCAGCGGCCGTATGTGCGTGGCGGGCCTGAATGCCAGCAACTTTCAACGCGTGGCGCAGGCGTTTGCAGCTGTGATGTAA
- the aphA gene encoding acid phosphatase AphA, with protein sequence MRKITLALSAACLLFSLNSAVVARASAPTPLYTGTTAAMLAEQAPIHWVSVAQIENSLMGRAPMAVGFDIDDTVLFSSPGFWRGKKMYSPDSEAYLKNPEFWEKMNNGWDDYSIPKEVARALIAMHVKRGDSIYFVTGRSQTKTETVSRTLQDDFQIPAANMNPVIFAGDKEGQNTKIQWLEKKNIKVFYGDSDNDITAAQDAGARGIRVLRASNSTYRPLPMAGKFGEEVIVNSEY encoded by the coding sequence ATGCGCAAGATCACACTGGCGCTCAGCGCCGCCTGCTTATTGTTCTCACTTAATAGCGCCGTCGTCGCACGTGCCTCGGCGCCGACGCCGCTTTACACCGGCACCACCGCCGCCATGCTTGCCGAACAGGCGCCCATTCACTGGGTCTCCGTGGCCCAAATCGAAAACAGCCTGATGGGACGCGCGCCAATGGCCGTGGGCTTCGACATTGACGATACCGTGCTGTTCTCAAGCCCTGGCTTCTGGCGCGGCAAAAAAATGTATTCACCGGACAGCGAAGCGTATCTGAAGAATCCGGAGTTCTGGGAAAAAATGAATAACGGCTGGGACGATTACAGCATCCCGAAAGAGGTCGCCCGGGCGCTTATTGCTATGCACGTTAAGCGCGGTGACAGCATTTACTTCGTTACCGGCCGTAGCCAGACCAAAACGGAAACCGTCTCCAGAACACTGCAGGACGATTTCCAGATCCCGGCTGCCAATATGAATCCGGTCATTTTTGCGGGTGACAAAGAGGGGCAAAACACCAAAATCCAGTGGCTGGAAAAGAAAAACATCAAAGTGTTTTATGGCGATTCGGATAACGACATTACCGCCGCGCAGGATGCAGGTGCCAGAGGGATCAGGGTGTTACGCGCGTCTAACTCGACCTATCGACCGCTGCCGATGGCCGGAAAGTTTGGTGAAGAGGTGATCGTCAACTCGGAGTATTAA
- a CDS encoding secondary thiamine-phosphate synthase enzyme YjbQ: protein MWYQQTLTLSAKPRGFHLVTDEVIGQLRDLSRVKTGLLHLLLQHTSASLTLNENCDPTVRSDMERHFLKSVPDNAPYEHDYEGADDMPSHIKSSLLGVSLMLPVHNGRLLLGTWQGIWLGEHRIHGGSRKIIATLQGE from the coding sequence ATGTGGTACCAACAGACCCTGACCTTAAGCGCTAAACCACGCGGTTTTCACCTGGTGACGGATGAAGTCATCGGGCAGCTCCGCGACCTGTCGCGGGTCAAAACGGGTTTGCTGCATCTGCTGCTTCAGCACACGTCAGCCTCTCTCACGCTGAATGAAAATTGCGATCCCACCGTCCGGTCTGACATGGAGCGTCATTTTCTGAAGAGCGTCCCGGACAACGCGCCCTACGAGCATGACTATGAGGGGGCGGACGATATGCCTTCGCATATCAAATCTTCCCTGCTGGGCGTATCGCTGATGCTGCCGGTCCACAACGGACGGCTGCTGTTGGGCACGTGGCAGGGGATCTGGCTGGGAGAGCATCGCATTCACGGTGGTTCGCGTAAAATTATCGCCACGCTACAAGGGGAATAA
- a CDS encoding MmcQ/YjbR family DNA-binding protein yields MTISEILQYCMSKPGAEQSVHSDWKATQVKVGDVLFAMVKEVEGRPAASLKTSPELADLLRQQHDDVRPSQHLNKAHWSTVYLDGSIPGSQIYYLVDASYQQAVELLPETTRQQLSV; encoded by the coding sequence ATGACAATTTCGGAGATACTTCAGTACTGCATGAGCAAGCCCGGCGCGGAGCAGAGCGTCCATAGCGACTGGAAAGCCACGCAGGTTAAGGTGGGGGATGTGCTGTTTGCGATGGTGAAAGAGGTGGAGGGCCGTCCGGCGGCGTCGCTGAAAACCAGCCCTGAACTGGCGGATTTACTGCGTCAGCAGCATGATGACGTGAGGCCGAGCCAGCACCTCAATAAGGCGCACTGGAGCACCGTCTATCTGGATGGATCGATTCCAGGCTCGCAAATTTACTACCTGGTGGACGCGTCCTATCAGCAGGCGGTTGAGCTGCTGCCGGAAACGACCCGACAGCAACTCTCCGTGTGA